The proteins below are encoded in one region of Knoellia sp. S7-12:
- a CDS encoding DUF4350 domain-containing protein — protein MNLRARWRIGVWALVVALGVGALAAIAMATTPPGAVMDPEGVGPDGGAALIAVLEQNGVTVETSTSIEEVTDAVRQGDDDTSIVIANTSNLGTTAAATLRQESVGVDRIVVLSPNSEQLKALRADATALLSGVFVPIESRCDIGTVDEGDSLIGIDTRYETATGSSGTKACFPLTIQTEDGSDDGEGDHGAGLLQLPSTSSHPQMTIVGSKTGFTNGTITQEDNAAIALRLLGGSSRLIWYHPDISDLANSESTEEGGGLLPAWFAPALALVATSLLVLALVRGRRLGRLVREPLPVVVRAVETTESRGRLYRRAQDRPRAATVLRLATVDRLRSRLGLRRGDSVETVARAISAATGHPVREVLDLVAGPEPTDDAALVRLAQDLSDLEEKAHRP, from the coding sequence GTGAACCTCAGGGCACGGTGGCGGATCGGCGTGTGGGCTCTCGTCGTCGCACTCGGAGTCGGCGCCCTCGCAGCCATCGCCATGGCGACGACGCCACCGGGCGCCGTGATGGACCCGGAGGGTGTCGGCCCCGATGGTGGCGCGGCACTGATCGCCGTGCTCGAGCAGAACGGCGTCACCGTTGAGACGAGCACGTCAATCGAAGAGGTGACCGACGCGGTGCGACAAGGCGATGACGACACCAGCATCGTCATCGCCAACACGAGCAACCTCGGCACGACTGCGGCCGCAACTCTCCGACAGGAGTCGGTCGGGGTTGATCGCATCGTCGTCCTCTCCCCCAACTCCGAACAGCTCAAGGCCCTGCGCGCCGATGCCACCGCTCTGCTCAGTGGTGTCTTTGTCCCGATCGAGAGCCGCTGTGACATCGGCACGGTCGACGAGGGCGACTCGCTCATCGGCATCGACACCCGCTACGAGACGGCCACCGGATCGAGCGGTACCAAGGCCTGCTTCCCACTCACGATCCAGACGGAGGACGGGAGCGACGACGGTGAGGGCGATCACGGTGCCGGTCTGCTCCAACTGCCGTCGACGTCGAGCCACCCGCAGATGACCATCGTGGGAAGCAAGACCGGTTTCACCAACGGCACGATCACGCAGGAGGACAACGCGGCGATCGCGCTCCGGCTGCTGGGTGGCTCGTCCCGGCTCATCTGGTACCACCCCGACATCAGCGACCTCGCCAACTCGGAGTCCACCGAAGAGGGTGGAGGCCTCCTTCCGGCCTGGTTCGCTCCGGCCCTGGCCCTCGTCGCCACGTCGCTCCTCGTCCTCGCACTCGTTCGCGGCCGTCGTCTCGGCCGGCTCGTGCGCGAACCCCTTCCCGTGGTCGTGCGGGCCGTCGAGACGACGGAGAGCCGTGGCCGGCTCTATCGCCGCGCCCAGGACCGACCGCGCGCCGCCACCGTGCTCCGCCTCGCCACCGTCGACCGGCTCCGGTCCCGCCTCGGCCTGCGTCGCGGCGACTCCGTCGAGACCGTGGCCCGTGCCATCTCAGCCGCCACCGGCCACCCCGTGCGCGAGGTGCTCGACCTCGTCGCCGGCCCCGAACCCACCGATGACGCCGCGCTCGTGCGGCTCGCCCAGGACCTGTCCGATCTCGAGGAGAAGGCACACCGCCCATGA